In the Ipomoea triloba cultivar NCNSP0323 chromosome 6, ASM357664v1 genome, one interval contains:
- the LOC116021865 gene encoding uncharacterized protein LOC116021865 — protein sequence MDVSDADMMEAEHTAAQPSPPPQGMPSNSDHEEAVRNLLAMARQLIDQNKPSQALQAVVMAMRTRGGEEAVCQVLSRARQLYSNKVQASAAADELASLFAECAIAEAIPPRPGPSESNKMDHPTEIELHGTSILTESGRKQVMLDALSDGSSFICLQCGGLVNSHRREEHYSLWCL from the exons ATGGATGTTTCGGATGCTGACATGATGGAGGCGGAGCACACGGCGGCGCAACCTTCTCCTCCACCGCAAGGGATGCCGTCCAATTCAGACCACGAGGAGGCTGTGAGAAATTTGCTCGCAATGGCTCGCCAACTTATCGATCAAAACAAGCCTTCACAAGCCCTCCAAGCG GTGGTGATGGCAATGAGAACTAGAGGTGGGGAGGAGGCTGTATGTCAAGTGCTTAGTCGTGCCCGCCAACTGTACAGTAACAAAGTGCAGGCAAGTGCAGCTGCAGACGAACTGGCATCGTTGTTTGCTGAGTGTGCCATTGCCGAGGCCATACCCCCCAGACCTGGCCCCTCCGAAAGTAACAAGATGGACCACCCTACTGAAATTGAGTTACATGGAACTTCAATACTAACGGAGAGCGGTCGAAAACAAGTTATGCTGGATGCACTGTCTGATGGAAGTAGTTTCATCTGCCTACAGTGTGGGGGTCTGGTTAACTCCCACAGGAGAGAAGAACATTACTCATTGTGGTGTTTATAA
- the LOC116021625 gene encoding probable WRKY transcription factor 7 codes for MAVELMSGFRSDLGGKMEENAVQEAATAGLQSVEKLIRLISQSQPQNSGFSAAPPLPTFSSADYQAEAETAVTKFKKFISLLDRSRTGHARFRRGPVVNQKREVDPPPGNQNSSIRIRVSEEQPEKPEKKIYHPKPIQCLPPLPHHHHQAAKTAAAANTVDRKEPSTTISFAAMAAPSPAGSFISSLTGDTDSVQPSLSSGFQITNLSQVSSAGKPPLSTSSFKRKSSSFDDAAVKCHSAGGSASGRCHCPKKRKTRVKRVVRVPAISLKMADIPPDDYSWRKYGQKPIKGSPHPRGYYKCSSIRGCPARKHVERALDDPTMLIVTYEGDHNHSRSITEAPSALILESS; via the exons ATGGCGGTGGAGTTGATGAGTGGTTTCAGAAGCGATTTGGGCGGGAAGATGGAGGAAAACGCCGTCCAGGAGGCGGCTACCGCCGGCCTTCAGAGCGTCGAGAAGCTTATCAGATTGATTTCTCAGTCTCAGCCGCAAAACAGTGGATTTTCTGCTGCTCCGCCGTTGCCGACGTTTTCCTCCGCCGATTACCAGGCGGAGGCGGAAACCGCCGTGACGAAATTTAAGAAGTTTATTTCTTTGCTGGACCGGTCTCGGACCGGACACGCCCGGTTCAGGAGAGGGCCGGTTGTGAATCAGAAGAGGGAAGTAGATCCTCCTCCGGGTAATCAGAACTCGAGTATCCGGATCCGGGTCAGCGAAGAACAGCCCGAGAAACCCGAGAAGAAAATCTATCACCCGAAGCCGATTCAGTGTTTGCCGCCGctcccccaccaccaccaccaggcGGCGAAGACTGCGGCGGCGGCGAATACGGTCGATCGGAAAGAGCCGTCGACCACCATCAGTTTCGCCGCAATGGCGGCCCCATCTCCCGCCGGCTCTTTCATCTCTTCTCTCACCGGCGACACAGACAGCGTCCAGCCGTCTCTCTCCTCCGGCTTCCAGATCACCAATCTCTCCCAAGTTTCCTCCGCCGGCAAACCGCCGCTCTCAACCTCCTCCTTCAAACGCAAGTCCAGTTCCTTCGACGACGCCGCCGTTAAGTGCCACAGCGCCGGCGGTTCCGCCTCCGGCCGCTGCCATTGCCCCAAGAAAAG AAAAACAAGGGTGAAACGAGTGGTTAGAGTTCCGGCAATTAGCCTGAAGATGGCCGATATTCCCCCGGATGATTATTCATGGAGAAAATACGGCCAGAAGCCAATCAAAGGCTCTCCACATCCTAG gGGATATTACAAGTGCAGTAGTATAAGAGGATGCCCAGCGAGAAAACATGTGGAGAGAGCATTGGATGATCCAACGATGTTGATTGTAACCTACGAGGGAGATCACAACCATTCACGCTCCATCACGGAGGCACCATCTGCCCTAATCCTGGAGTCATCTTAG